Proteins co-encoded in one Plasmodium berghei ANKA genome assembly, chromosome: 11 genomic window:
- a CDS encoding rhomboid protease ROM9 has protein sequence MQKVTGMKFVGKGNTLTKNVHVYVHKRKLNKSNIFSNKSKENRYKHDKNDLRDNIYFLNNRINNERNSSTIYITANPSMNGFGKYIGNYSIRRFSKYSDKNIFNEQKRKCESLLFNFQNFEIKNYLLKLNKGRLENSNIQKKIKSIIIKFEENYKNILYDKYSFFKNLCKEKSDFYKYRISKINRNNYKSNLNFPINFLNLFISNNNKSLKELVNVAKFRGKLFLNNIPTYYKYGIKNIPYFKAVLMHHYNKSPVTYSLIFLHFFVYFLWINAKPENMSYSYFSPAPTKSHSFPLLTSEFMYKYFCCSLKSLREKQLYTLVTNIISHNTIQSFLLNTISLFYIGRSLEILINSKNFFFTYIVSGIISSYIQILYQKNSSYGYKNVYVLGASGSISSILATYTFIHPNHKIYLYGVLGLPLALFSSFYFLNELYSIIANKNDNIGHASHLTGMFLGILYYYSYVNKKFRI, from the exons ATGCAAAAGGTCACCGGAATGAAATTTGTGGGTAAGGGAAACACACTAACAAAAAATGTGCATGTGTATGTgcataaaagaaaattaaataaaagtaatattttttctaataaatCGAAAGAAAACAGATATAAACATGATAAAAACGATTTAAGagacaatatatattttttaaataatagaaTTAATAACGAGCGAAATAGTTCcactatttatataacaGCTAATCCATCAATGAATGGTTTTGGTAAATATATTGGGAACTATTCAATACGTagattttcaaaatattctgacaaaaatattttcaatgaACAGAAACGGAAATGTGAgtctttattatttaattttcaaaattttgaaataaaaaattatttattaaaattaaataaaggACGATTAGAGAATAGTAATAttcaaaagaaaataaaaagtataattataaaatttgaagaaaattataaaaatatattatatgacaaatattcattttttaaaaatctgtgtaaagaaaaaagcgatttttataaatatagaataaGCAAAATAAATCGTAACAATTATAAGAgcaatttaaattttcctataaattttttaaatttatttataagtaataataataaatcttTAAAGGAGTTGGTAAATGTTGCAAAATTTAGAgggaaattatttttaaataatattccaacatattataaatatggaataaaaaacataccATATTTTAAAGCAGTATTAATGCATCATTATAATAAGTCCCCAGTTACTTATagtttaatatttttacatttttttgtttattttttatggaTAAATGCTAAACCTGAAAATATGTCTTATAGTTATTTTAGCCCAGCCCCAACAAAATCACATTCTTTTCCATTATTAACATCAGaatttatgtataaatatttttgttgtaGTTTGAAAAGTTTGAGAgaaaaacaattatatacTTTGGTAACTAACATAATAAGTCACAATACTATACAATCTTTTTTACTAAATacaatttctttattttatattggACGTTCTTTagaaattttaataaattcaaaaaattttttttttacatatatagtTAGTGGAATTATTTCATcttatatacaaatattatatcaaaAGAATTCAAGTTATGGTTATAAAAACGTTTATGTTCTTGGTGCTAGCGGGAGTATAAGCTCTATATTAGCTACATACACATTTATTCATCcaaatcataaaatatatttatatggtGTTCTAGGCTTACCATTA gcccttttttcttcattttactttttaaaCGAGCTATACAGCATTATAGCAAACAAGAATGATAATATAG GGCACGCGTCACATTTGACAGGAATGTTCCTTGGAATTCTTTACTATTATTCttatgttaataaaaagtttcgaatataa
- a CDS encoding pre-mRNA-splicing factor CWC2, putative — MGFKSFFNYKEGEKENKMDSLNTENGEENENNKISDQTSKDEGSPSKIDDKDNKVFESDKCGEDGEMNEKNEELKEGNIKENPKKRKKSSEAIKGDNNVEKDNNENVSKKKAKCNISIEEDLKSSENKKDVSEKGETSCNKEIDENEKNKTVSSKTTTIENNNNNINLENYRNYQYYYNQYYGNLNNVQTMGSDIGNGYSSNISKESFQNKKNNSNNNINAYPEFNNFNNIYMPIGMNNYYNMYNYNYINGYANIGNVGGINNHNYNYYYDGNVENSGMYDYSKDLVNSGGNDMKNYAFFSLINRSLELMKTSDKVKAILKNPARLQVTQEELNKVEHTQENQNSNIWFGKYVTDKNNNNNPKFVAKYKCNPSKDSGYTKADKSYANKPYFCIYFARGCCAYGHNCLYRHRIPTENDELEFENTMDIFGREKYNTFKEDMNGNGNFNNDCRTLFIGSIYINNFNEVNAIEKVLYDEFVIYGNIDYVRFIPNKNIAFIQFTNRVNAEFARVAMSDQPLANYSISLTIKWAFDMKTQPSVNPINYYNGMNNVNPYFYNSNQTIPSNWSQYMPQNPYGASSNLNYYDQANNLSNPTIGPANFPPNFTANKGKAVTGPSPIAPNPLAVPTLPIHPPLNNNNAAQNGKKKK; from the coding sequence ATGGGGTTTAAAAgttttttcaattataaGGAAGGTGAAAAGGAAAACAAAATGGATAGCTTAAATACTGAAAATGgtgaagaaaatgaaaataacaaaattagCGATCAAACTAGCAAAGATGAAGGGAGCCCAAGTAAAATAGACGATAAAGATAACAAAGTTTTTGAATCGGATAAATGTGGTGAGGATGGCGAAATGAATGAGAAAAATGAGGAATTAAAAGAGGGTAATATCAAGGAAAACCccaaaaaacgaaaaaaaagtagTGAAGCTATCAAAGGGGATAATAATGTtgaaaaagataataacGAAAAtgtttctaaaaaaaaagctaAGTGTAATATATCTATTGAAGAAGATTTGAAATCGAGTGAGAATAAGAAGGATGTTTCTGAAAAAGGGGAAACATCTTGTAACAAAGAaattgatgaaaatgaaaaaaataaaacagtAAGTAGCAAAACTACAacaatagaaaataataacaataatataaatttagagaattatagaaattatcaatattattataatcaaTATTATGGCAATCTAAATAATGTACAAACAATGGGTAGTGATATAGGAAATGGATATAGTAGCAATATTTCAAAAGAAagttttcaaaataaaaaaaataattcgaataataatataaatgcatatcctgaatttaataattttaataatatatatatgccaATAGGTATGAACAATTACTATAACATGtacaattataattatataaatggtTATGCAAATATTGGAAATGTTGGCGGGATAAATAATCACaactataattattattatgatgGAAATGTTGAAAATAGTGGAATGTATGATTATAGTAAAGATTTAGTAAATAGTGGAGGGAAtgatatgaaaaattatgcTTTCTTTTCTCTTATAAATAGAAGTTTAGAATTAATGAAAACAAGCGACAAAGTAAAAgcaatattaaaaaaccCAGCAAGGTTGCAAGTAACACAagaagaattaaataaagtAGAACATACACaagaaaatcaaaataGTAACATATGGTTTGGTAAATATGTAactgataaaaataataataataacccCAAATTTGTAgctaaatataaatgtaatCCTTCTAAAGATTCAGGATATACTAAAGCAGATAAATCATATGCAAACAAAccatatttttgtatttattttgctCGTGGTTGTTGTGCATATGGCCataattgtttatatagACATAGAATACCAACAGAAAATGATGAACTTGAATTTGAAAATACTATGGATATATTTGGcagagaaaaatataatactttTAAAGAAGATATGAATGGAAATggaaattttaataatgattGTCGAACTTTATTTATTGGAAGTATATacattaataattttaatgaagTAAATGCTATTGAAAAAGTTTTATATGATgaatttgttatttatgGAAATATAGATTATGTAAGGTTTATTccaaacaaaaatatagcTTTTATACAATTTACTAATAGAGTAAATGCAGAATTTGCTAGGGTTGCTATGTCTGATCAACCACTTGCTAATTATTCAATTTCCCTAACAATTAAATGGGCATTCGATATGAAAACTCAACCCTCTGTAAATcctataaattattataatggaatgaataatgtaaatccatatttttataattcaaATCAAACCATACCATCCAATTGGTCACAATATATGCCACAAAATCCATATGGGGCTTCATCAAATCTAAATTATTACGATCAAgcaaataatttatctaATCCTACCATAGGCCCAGCTAATTTTCCTCCAAATTTTACAGCGAACAAAGGAAAAGCAGTTACTGGTCCATCTCCTATTGCCCCTAACCCATTGGCTGTTCCTACTCTGCCTATTCATCCACCTcttaacaataataatgctgctcaaaatggaaaaaaaaaaaaataa